The segment CGGGACCTCTCGACGCGCGAGGGCGTCGAGACTCGCCTCGAAACGCTCTCGGTCGGCGACTACGTGCTGAGCGACCGCGTGGTGGTCGAGCGCAAGTCGGTCGGGGACTTCCTCGACACGCTGACCGGCGGCGACCGCTCGATGTTCGAGCAGTTGGGCGACGCGACGCGCCACTACGCCCGGCCGGTCGTGATTCTGGAGGGCGACGGTCTCTACGAGGAGCGCAACGTCCACCCGAACGCGATTCGGGGCGCGCTCTCGTCGCTGGCGGTGGACTTCGGCGCGAGCGTCCTCCGGACGACCGGCGAAGACGACACCGCCGACCTGCTGGAGGTCATCGCCACCCGCGAGCAGGAGGCCGACGACCGCGAGGTGTCGGTCCACGGCGAGAAGGCGAGCAAGACGCTGGCCGAACAACAGGAGTACGTCGTCTCCTCGATAGCGGACATCGGTCCCGTGACCGCCCGGTCCCTGCTGGAGGAGTTCAAGACGGTCGAGGCGGTCATGACGGCCAGAGAGGACGACTTACTAGAGGTTCAAGGCGTCGGTGAAGTCACCGCCGAGCGAATCCGCGAGGTCGTCGGAAGCGACTACGACCGGTAGCGGCCGGTGGTGGTACCACCGAGTTGTGAACGAGCGTGAACAGTTCCGCGAATTTCGACGTTGTTCCGGCAGACGACGGCGCTCCCCCGTGAGAAACGGTCGCTTACTCGCCCGTAGGCGGCGCGTAAGAGATAGTTTTCGAGCAAAACTCATCAAAACGGCCGGGGCGACTTATGTCGATACGCATTCTTGAGTAGGTACCGAGTAAATGAGATACGAACGGCCTTCCACGGACGACGACACGGGAAGCGTCGATTCGCTCTACGGTGAATCGAACTACGAGACCGCCGACGGGCCCGACGAGCGGACGCTCTACGGCGAGCCGTGTCACGAGACCGGTTCGGACTACGACGAGCAGTCCCTCTACGGCGAACCCCAGCACGAAACTCACGACGGGGACCGCGAACTGCCGGACCTCGACCTCCTGTTCGCTCGACTGCGAGCGGAGGCCCCCGCGGGACCGACCGTGCTACCGACCCGCTCGGATTCTTCCCGCGTGACTACGGAACAATAGTCACCGCGACCGTCTCTTCTTCGACCACGGTGTGCGCCGCGCTCCCGAGCATCATTCGGTCCACAGCGCCGCTGCCGTGGTGACCCATGACCACGTGGTCGTAGCCGCGCTCCTCAACGAGCGCGAGGATGTCCTTGCCGACCCGCTCGGCCGGTCGGAACGAGAGGTCCACGTCCGTCGAGACTTCGGGTTCGTCCGGGACGCCCGCCTCGTCGAGTCGCTCGCGGGCGCGGTCGAGAATCTCGTCGGTCGCGTCGGTCTCGCTGTCGCTGACGTGGACGACGTGGAGCGACGCCTCGAACCGACGGGCGAAGTCGATGGCGAAGTCGAGCGCGCGGAAACTACACTCGGAGCCGTCGATGGGAACGAGAACTTCCATGCAGGAACGTCGGTCGGGGTCGGGTTAACGGTTTGCCCGGTCGAGCGCGGCCAGCGCCTCGGCGGCCTCGCGGGTCGCCCCGAGGAGTTCCCGAGCGCGAGTCACGTCGTCGGTCTCCTCGGCGCGACGCGCGAGGTCCGAGAGTTTGCGGACCAGCGCCTCGCGGGCGGGACCGAGGTCGCCCGAGTCGGCCGCAGTTCGAGCGGTCGCGTCGCGGTCGCTCGGACCGGTCGCGGGTCGGTGGGCGTCCCGCGCGTGCTGGTGGGTTTCACCGTGGTCGTGGCCTCCTCGGCGGCCCTGCGTGCGGTCCGCGCTTCGGTCCGAAGCGCGCGTTCGGTCGTGTCCCCGACCGCCACTCTCAGACCGGGACCCTCGGTTCTCGGACTGAGACGGTGGAGCGCGCACGTCCGACCGGTCGGCGTGACGGTCGGCGACCCGAACGTCGTTGATTTCGACGCGGGGTTCGTCGTCGCCGTGGTCGGTCGGTCGGTCCGTCTCCGCGTCGGCGTTCGCGGCGTCGCCGTCCGACGCCGCTCGCCCGGCGGTTCGGCCGTCGGGACCGTCGGTCTCCTCGGTTCGTGCGCTCCGGGGCTGTCGAGGCTCTCCGCCCTGTGTTCGCTGGGCCTCGCCGTTCTGTGCTTGCTGGGTCCCTCCGTTTTGTGCTTGTTGGGTTTCTGCACTCTGGGCCTGTTGGGCCTGCTTGGCTTCGTGCTGGCAGGTCGGGCAGAACTCCTGACCATCGTACCGGAAGATGGGGTCGCCGCAGTTGTCGCAGTGCTTGCCCGTCATGGTCGCGCCCTGCAAGAGGAGTTCGCTCATCCGCCGGGTGTTCTCGCGGTCTTTCTCGTCGTCGCCGTACTTCTCGCGCAACTTCTCGCGCTCGGCCTCCTTGTCGAATCCCGAATCGTCGTCGCTGCTCATGTGAGGACAGTGGCTTTCCGGACCGAAAAACCTCGTGTCTGGCCGAGTGGCGGCGACCGACGACGGGAGTACGTCGATAGTCGAACCTCGAAGCGTCGTCTGCCGACCTCCGGCGGCCGTTTTTCGACCGTTCCGAAGCACTTAACGGATTTCCGGGCGGCGTTTTACGTGGTATGACGAAAATCAGCGTGGTCGGCGCGGCCGGAACCGTCGGGGCCGCGGCGGCGTACAACATCGCGCTTCGGGACATCGCGGACGAACTGGTACTCGTAGACATCCCGGACAAGGAGGAGGACACCGTCGGGCAGGCCGCCGACGTGAACCACGGGGCCGCCTACGACTCGAACACGGTGGTCCGGCAGGGCGGCTACGAGGAGACCGAGGGGTCGGACGTGGTCGTCATCACGGCCGGGATTCCGCGCCAGCCCGGCCAGACCCGCATCGACCTCGCGGGCGACAACGCGCCCATCATGGAGGACATCGGCTCGTCCATCGCGGAGTACAACGACGACTTCGTGACGGTCACGACCTCGAACCCGGTGGACCTGCTCAACCGCCACCTCTACGAGGTCGGCGAGCGGTCGCGCGAGAAGGTCGTCGGCTTCGGCGGCCGCCTCGACTCCGCGCGCTTCCGCTACGTCCTCAGCCAGCGCTTCGACGAGCCGGTTCAGAACGTCGAGGCGACGATTCTGGGCGAACACGGCGACGCGCAGGTGCCGGTCTTCTCGAAGGTCCGCGTGAACGGCGTGGACCCCGAGTTCAGCGACGACGAGAAAGACGAGATTCTGGACGAACTCAAGACCAGCGCGATGAACGTCATCGAGAAGAAGGGCGCGACCCAGTGGGGTCCGGCCACCGGCGTCGGCCACATGGTCGAGGCCGTCGTCCGCGACACGGGCGAGGTCCTGCCCGGCTCGGTCAAACTCGACGGCGAGTACGGCCACGACGACGTGGCGCTAGGCGTCCCGGTCAAGCTCGGTAGCGACGGCGTGCAGGAGGTCGTGGAGTGGGACCTGACCGAGTACGAGCGCGAACAGTTGGGCGAGGCCGCGGACAAGCTCTCCGAGCAGTACGACGAGATCGCCTGAAAGCGACGAACGCGTCCGCAATTCTACTGTTTATCAGAATCGACACAGTACTCGGGCTGGAGTCCGAAAAGGTACTGAACCGAGAGAGGAGAAGACGCGGAGACGAACCGGAGGTCGCTGCATCGACTCCTCGGGTCCCTCCCCGTCAGACGTGTCTCCATAGGACTTCCACGGTTGTAAACATCTGGGAACTGAAAGCTTCGGTCCCGGTCCTAACTCTACTTCCCGTACTTTAACCGAGAGCCGATTTTGCTCGGCAATCCCGCGTCTTCGACCGCTCTCTGCACGGCCGCCACGTCGTATTCGACGCGGCGCTCCTCGACGGACAGGTCGTCCAAGTCGAGGAGGGCGTAGGCCGCCTTCGGGTCGCCGTCGCGCGGTTGGCCGACGCTACCGGGGTTCATCACGACGCCGTCGGCGTACTCCTCGTGGTGCTGGACGTGGGTGTGGCCCATGACCAGTACCTCCTCGTCGCCCAGCAGGTCGGGCGAGAACTCGTCGGGCATCGTGTAGTGGTCGGGGTCCTCGGGGTGACCGTGGACGATTTTGACCCGACCGTCGAAGAGGAGACGCTCGTTCGGCAGGTCGTCCAACCAGTCCAACTGGTCGTCGGTGAGTCGCTCACGGGCCAACTCGACGCCAGCCTTCGCCATCCGGTTGAACCGGAAGGCGGTGCCGGAGGCGACCGCGCGGTCGTGGTTGCCCATCACCGTCGGAATCTCGCGCTCGCGGACCAACTCGACGCACTCGGCTGGCCACGGGTTGTACCCCACCACGTCGCCCGCACAGACCAGCGCGTCCACGTCGGGCATGTCGTCTAAGACCGTCTCGAAGGCGACTCGGTTCGAGTGAACGTCCGAGAGAACGCCGACTTGCATGGGATGGCCTTGGAGGTCGCGGGACTTAATTTCGGTCCCGGCTTTCTCCTCGGCGACGCACTCCGACTCGAATATCGACCGGGCGGTTCAGTCGCCGTTCTCCACGGCGAACTCGAACCCGTCGTC is part of the Halorussus salinus genome and harbors:
- a CDS encoding universal stress protein, which codes for MEVLVPIDGSECSFRALDFAIDFARRFEASLHVVHVSDSETDATDEILDRARERLDEAGVPDEPEVSTDVDLSFRPAERVGKDILALVEERGYDHVVMGHHGSGAVDRMMLGSAAHTVVEEETVAVTIVP
- a CDS encoding Sjogren's syndrome/scleroderma autoantigen 1 family protein, producing MSSDDDSGFDKEAEREKLREKYGDDEKDRENTRRMSELLLQGATMTGKHCDNCGDPIFRYDGQEFCPTCQHEAKQAQQAQSAETQQAQNGGTQQAQNGEAQRTQGGEPRQPRSARTEETDGPDGRTAGRAASDGDAANADAETDRPTDHGDDEPRVEINDVRVADRHADRSDVRAPPSQSENRGSRSESGGRGHDRTRASDRSADRTQGRRGGHDHGETHQHARDAHRPATGPSDRDATARTAADSGDLGPAREALVRKLSDLARRAEETDDVTRARELLGATREAAEALAALDRANR
- the mdh gene encoding malate dehydrogenase, which produces MTKISVVGAAGTVGAAAAYNIALRDIADELVLVDIPDKEEDTVGQAADVNHGAAYDSNTVVRQGGYEETEGSDVVVITAGIPRQPGQTRIDLAGDNAPIMEDIGSSIAEYNDDFVTVTTSNPVDLLNRHLYEVGERSREKVVGFGGRLDSARFRYVLSQRFDEPVQNVEATILGEHGDAQVPVFSKVRVNGVDPEFSDDEKDEILDELKTSAMNVIEKKGATQWGPATGVGHMVEAVVRDTGEVLPGSVKLDGEYGHDDVALGVPVKLGSDGVQEVVEWDLTEYEREQLGEAADKLSEQYDEIA
- a CDS encoding metallophosphoesterase family protein — its product is MQVGVLSDVHSNRVAFETVLDDMPDVDALVCAGDVVGYNPWPAECVELVREREIPTVMGNHDRAVASGTAFRFNRMAKAGVELARERLTDDQLDWLDDLPNERLLFDGRVKIVHGHPEDPDHYTMPDEFSPDLLGDEEVLVMGHTHVQHHEEYADGVVMNPGSVGQPRDGDPKAAYALLDLDDLSVEERRVEYDVAAVQRAVEDAGLPSKIGSRLKYGK